One Ooceraea biroi isolate clonal line C1 chromosome 6, Obir_v5.4, whole genome shotgun sequence genomic window carries:
- the LOC105280211 gene encoding uncharacterized protein LOC105280211 isoform X2 — protein MKLFKCLVPVVVLLLIKDSSARPGLIRDFVGGTVGSILEPFQILKPKDSYADANSHASAHNLGGTFSLGPVSLGGGLSSASASSSASANGGGLASASSKADAQAGGYGYGGSNANAQASASANAQGNGGYSRIPGRYPNGNGMNNGHYRPDISQVPVQYNRPSYGNYGGSQSSANANANANANGNGRAPPVYPSGSRYPVPSGNANANANAQANAAANAYANANAQANAAANAVGNGGIHTIPNKYYPPNRGVGQLEIIPVNVQPVPRPTAVHPMPQQPPVYSRPIPQGGQVIPIVVVESSPATQYPPRYHRPNPYHHHRQLYGGKRKEQPVEIIVIEESSPNQGGGYGNGGIHGIYPGQQGVHGGNPFLGGAGSNANANAIANANAQANAGGNNGGLGSYGGYQQGGNYPIDSSTGPIGNNPFLSGGHGDGNANAAANANAGASAIGNGGGPIDVNNPFLHGGAANSGAGGINYQPGNAGGIILSEKPLGLPTIYPGQHPPAYLDSIGSPGANSNAGANAPCSECGSSGATILGYEGQGLGGIKESGSSGATILGYEGQGLGGIKESGSSGATILGSYDGQGPSGATVLGQGLGGISGPHGGHGQAGANAGANANANAGATVGSSGGVLGGVGDHGGYHGYNGHDGSSGLNLGGYGGGSNANAQASSNALASSGGSSSATSDALSNAHSSGGSALANSSSKASANGSGSANANAHASSNASSGSHGLGSKTSASSQASASADTRDMLIFS, from the exons ATGAAGTTGTTCAAGTGTTTGGTGCCGGTGGTGGTGCTGCTGTTAATTAAGGATTCTTCTGCAAGACCTG GTTTGATACGCGATTTTGTCGGTGGCACAGTCGGCAGTATATTGGAGCCATTCCAGATTTTGAAGCCCAAAGACAGCTATGCTGATGCTAATAGTCATGCTAGTGCTCATAATTTGGGAGGAACATTTAGTCTTGGACCTGTTTCACTCGGCGGTGGATTGTCTTCGGCATCAGCCTCATCATCGGCATCAGCAAACGGTGGTGGTTTAGCTTCGGCTTCATCAAAAGCCGATGCTCAAGCCGGCGGATACGGATATGGTGGTTCCAATGCAAATGCCCAAGCCTCTGCCAGTGCTAATGCACAAG GTAACGGAGGTTATTCAAGAATCCCCGGGAGATACCCCAACGGTAATGGCATGAATAACGGTCATTACCGTCCAGACATTAGCCAAGTCCCAGTTCAATATAATCGACCAAGTTATGGAAATTACGGTGGCTCTCAGTCCAGTGCTAACGCTAACGCTAATGCAAATGCCAATGGCAACGGTAGAGCACCTCCGGTTTATCCCTCTGGCTCTCGTTACCCAGTACCTTCTGGCAATGCCAATGCTAATGCCAATGCTCAAGCAAATGCAGCTGCAAACGCCTATGCCAATGCCAATGCTCAAGCAAACGCGGCTGCGAACGCCGTAGGTAACGGTGGCATACACACGATTCCAAACAAATATTATCCTCCTAACAGAGGAGTTGGTCAATTAGAGATCATTCCTGTAAACGTGCAGCCAGTCCCTCGACCGACTGCAGTTCATCCAATGCCTCAACAGCCTCCCGTCTATTCCCGACCAATTCCCCAAGGTGGACAAGTAATACCTATTGTTGTTGTTGAAAGTTCGCCTGCAACACAATATCCACCGCGATATCACCGTCCAAATCCATATCACCACCATCGTCAACTATATGGTGGCAAACGAAAAGAACAGCCCGTTGAGATCATCGTCATCGAGGAATCAAGTCCTAATCAAG gtgGTGGTTACGGAAATGGAGGTATTCATGGAATTTACCCAGGGCAACAAGGAGTTCACGGTGGCAATCCCTTTTTAGGCGGTGCAGGATCAAATGCTAACGCCAACGCTATTGCTAACGCCAATGCTCAAGCAAATGCTGGCGGAAACAATGGAGGTCTAGGAAGTTATGGAGGATATCAACAAGGTGGCAATTATCCGATAGATTCATCTACGGGGCCGATTGGAAACAATCCTTTCTTGAGTGGTGGACATGGTGATGGCAATGCCAACGCTGCAGCTAATGCTAACGCTGGAGCTAGTGCTATTGGAAATGGAGGAGGTCCGATAGATGTAAATAATCCGTTTCTTCATGGCGGTGCTGCCAATAGTGGAGCAGGAGGAATAAATTATCAACCAGGAAATGCAGGTGGTATCATCTTGAGTGAAAAACCTCTGGGTCTTCCTACTATTTATCCGGGACAACATCCTCCTGCATATTTGGACTCGATTGGATCGCCAGGAGCCAATAGCAACGCCGGTGCCAATGCACCGTGTAGTGAGTGTG GATCTTCAGGAGCAACTATTCTTGGTTACGAGGGTCAAGGATTAGGTGGAATCAAAGAATCAGGATCTTCAGGAGCAACTATTCTTGGTTACGAAGGTCAAGGATTAGGTGGAATCAAAGAATCAGGATCTTCAGGAGCAACTATTCTTGGTAGTTACGATGGTCAAGGACCTTCAGGAGCAACTGTTCTTG GTCAAGGATTAGGTGGAATCTCTGGTCCACATGGTGGACACGGACAAGCCGGTGCTAATGCTGGCGCCAATGCTAATGCTAATGCTGGAGCTACTGTTGGAAGTAGCGGAGGTGTTCTCGGAGGCGTTGGAGATCACGGTGGATATCATGGATACAATGGACATGATGGCTCTTCTGGATTAAATCTTGGCGGATATGGTGGAG GCTCAAACGCCAACGCTCAAGCGTCGTCGAATGCACTCGCATCCAGTGGTGGTTCATCTAGTGCCACTTCCGATGCCTTGTCTAATGCGCACTCCAGCGGCGGATCAGCGTTAGCGAACAGTTCCAGCAAAGCATCGGCTAACGGTTCGGGATCTGCAAACGCTAATGCACACGCGTCTAGCAACGCTTCTTCAGGATCTCACGGATTAGGATCAAAAACGTCGGCATCAAGTCAGGCGTCCGCCTCAGCTGACACCAGAGACATGCTGATTTTCAGTTAA
- the LOC105280211 gene encoding uncharacterized protein LOC105280211 isoform X1, with translation MKLFKCLVPVVVLLLIKDSSARPGLIRDFVGGTVGSILEPFQILKPKDSYADANSHASAHNLGGTFSLGPVSLGGGLSSASASSSASANGGGLASASSKADAQAGGYGYGGSNANAQASASANAQGNGGYSRIPGRYPNGNGMNNGHYRPDISQVPVQYNRPSYGNYGGSQSSANANANANANGNGRAPPVYPSGSRYPVPSGNANANANAQANAAANAYANANAQANAAANAVGNGGIHTIPNKYYPPNRGVGQLEIIPVNVQPVPRPTAVHPMPQQPPVYSRPIPQGGQVIPIVVVESSPATQYPPRYHRPNPYHHHRQLYGGKRKEQPVEIIVIEESSPNQGGGYGNGGIHGIYPGQQGVHGGNPFLGGAGSNANANAIANANAQANAGGNNGGLGSYGGYQQGGNYPIDSSTGPIGNNPFLSGGHGDGNANAAANANAGASAIGNGGGPIDVNNPFLHGGAANSGAGGINYQPGNAGGIILSEKPLGLPTIYPGQHPPAYLDSIGSPGANSNAGANAPCSECGSSGATILGYEGQGLGGIKESGSSGATILGYEGQGLGGIKESGSSGATILGSYDGQGPSGATVLGDYNGQGLGGIKESSGVTVLGDYEGQGLGGISGPHGGHGQAGANAGANANANAGATVGSSGGVLGGVGDHGGYHGYNGHDGSSGLNLGGYGGGSNANAQASSNALASSGGSSSATSDALSNAHSSGGSALANSSSKASANGSGSANANAHASSNASSGSHGLGSKTSASSQASASADTRDMLIFS, from the exons ATGAAGTTGTTCAAGTGTTTGGTGCCGGTGGTGGTGCTGCTGTTAATTAAGGATTCTTCTGCAAGACCTG GTTTGATACGCGATTTTGTCGGTGGCACAGTCGGCAGTATATTGGAGCCATTCCAGATTTTGAAGCCCAAAGACAGCTATGCTGATGCTAATAGTCATGCTAGTGCTCATAATTTGGGAGGAACATTTAGTCTTGGACCTGTTTCACTCGGCGGTGGATTGTCTTCGGCATCAGCCTCATCATCGGCATCAGCAAACGGTGGTGGTTTAGCTTCGGCTTCATCAAAAGCCGATGCTCAAGCCGGCGGATACGGATATGGTGGTTCCAATGCAAATGCCCAAGCCTCTGCCAGTGCTAATGCACAAG GTAACGGAGGTTATTCAAGAATCCCCGGGAGATACCCCAACGGTAATGGCATGAATAACGGTCATTACCGTCCAGACATTAGCCAAGTCCCAGTTCAATATAATCGACCAAGTTATGGAAATTACGGTGGCTCTCAGTCCAGTGCTAACGCTAACGCTAATGCAAATGCCAATGGCAACGGTAGAGCACCTCCGGTTTATCCCTCTGGCTCTCGTTACCCAGTACCTTCTGGCAATGCCAATGCTAATGCCAATGCTCAAGCAAATGCAGCTGCAAACGCCTATGCCAATGCCAATGCTCAAGCAAACGCGGCTGCGAACGCCGTAGGTAACGGTGGCATACACACGATTCCAAACAAATATTATCCTCCTAACAGAGGAGTTGGTCAATTAGAGATCATTCCTGTAAACGTGCAGCCAGTCCCTCGACCGACTGCAGTTCATCCAATGCCTCAACAGCCTCCCGTCTATTCCCGACCAATTCCCCAAGGTGGACAAGTAATACCTATTGTTGTTGTTGAAAGTTCGCCTGCAACACAATATCCACCGCGATATCACCGTCCAAATCCATATCACCACCATCGTCAACTATATGGTGGCAAACGAAAAGAACAGCCCGTTGAGATCATCGTCATCGAGGAATCAAGTCCTAATCAAG gtgGTGGTTACGGAAATGGAGGTATTCATGGAATTTACCCAGGGCAACAAGGAGTTCACGGTGGCAATCCCTTTTTAGGCGGTGCAGGATCAAATGCTAACGCCAACGCTATTGCTAACGCCAATGCTCAAGCAAATGCTGGCGGAAACAATGGAGGTCTAGGAAGTTATGGAGGATATCAACAAGGTGGCAATTATCCGATAGATTCATCTACGGGGCCGATTGGAAACAATCCTTTCTTGAGTGGTGGACATGGTGATGGCAATGCCAACGCTGCAGCTAATGCTAACGCTGGAGCTAGTGCTATTGGAAATGGAGGAGGTCCGATAGATGTAAATAATCCGTTTCTTCATGGCGGTGCTGCCAATAGTGGAGCAGGAGGAATAAATTATCAACCAGGAAATGCAGGTGGTATCATCTTGAGTGAAAAACCTCTGGGTCTTCCTACTATTTATCCGGGACAACATCCTCCTGCATATTTGGACTCGATTGGATCGCCAGGAGCCAATAGCAACGCCGGTGCCAATGCACCGTGTAGTGAGTGTG GATCTTCAGGAGCAACTATTCTTGGTTACGAGGGTCAAGGATTAGGTGGAATCAAAGAATCAGGATCTTCAGGAGCAACTATTCTTGGTTACGAAGGTCAAGGATTAGGTGGAATCAAAGAATCAGGATCTTCAGGAGCAACTATTCTTGGTAGTTACGATGGTCAAGGACCTTCAGGAGCAACTGTTCTTGGTGATTACAATGGTCAAGGGTTAGGTGGAATCAAAGAATCTTCAGGAGTAACTGTTCTTGGTGATTATGAAGGTCAAGGATTAGGTGGAATCTCTGGTCCACATGGTGGACACGGACAAGCCGGTGCTAATGCTGGCGCCAATGCTAATGCTAATGCTGGAGCTACTGTTGGAAGTAGCGGAGGTGTTCTCGGAGGCGTTGGAGATCACGGTGGATATCATGGATACAATGGACATGATGGCTCTTCTGGATTAAATCTTGGCGGATATGGTGGAG GCTCAAACGCCAACGCTCAAGCGTCGTCGAATGCACTCGCATCCAGTGGTGGTTCATCTAGTGCCACTTCCGATGCCTTGTCTAATGCGCACTCCAGCGGCGGATCAGCGTTAGCGAACAGTTCCAGCAAAGCATCGGCTAACGGTTCGGGATCTGCAAACGCTAATGCACACGCGTCTAGCAACGCTTCTTCAGGATCTCACGGATTAGGATCAAAAACGTCGGCATCAAGTCAGGCGTCCGCCTCAGCTGACACCAGAGACATGCTGATTTTCAGTTAA
- the LOC105280211 gene encoding uncharacterized protein LOC105280211 isoform X3, protein MKLFKCLVPVVVLLLIKDSSARPGLIRDFVGGTVGSILEPFQILKPKDSYADANSHASAHNLGGTFSLGPVSLGGGLSSASASSSASANGGGLASASSKADAQAGGYGYGGSNANAQASASANAQGNGGYSRIPGRYPNGNGMNNGHYRPDISQVPVQYNRPSYGNYGGSQSSANANANANANGNGRAPPVYPSGSRYPVPSGNANANANAQANAAANAYANANAQANAAANAVGNGGIHTIPNKYYPPNRGVGQLEIIPVNVQPVPRPTAVHPMPQQPPVYSRPIPQGGQVIPIVVVESSPATQYPPRYHRPNPYHHHRQLYGGKRKEQPVEIIVIEESSPNQGGGYGNGGIHGIYPGQQGVHGGNPFLGGAGSNANANAIANANAQANAGGNNGGLGSYGGYQQGGNYPIDSSTGPIGNNPFLSGGHGDGNANAAANANAGASAIGNGGGPIDVNNPFLHGGAANSGAGGINYQPGNAGGIILSEKPLGLPTIYPGQHPPAYLDSIGSPGANSNAGANAPCSECGSSGATILGYEGQGLGGIKESGSSGATILGYEGQGLGGIKESGSSGATILGSYDGQGPSGATVLGDYNGQGLGGIKESSGVTVLGDYEGQGLGGISGPHGGHGQAGANAGANANANAGATVGSSGGVLGGVGDHGGYHGYNGHDGSSGLNLGGYGGDLSPEAEASASFMAEAVKSGLIVIK, encoded by the exons ATGAAGTTGTTCAAGTGTTTGGTGCCGGTGGTGGTGCTGCTGTTAATTAAGGATTCTTCTGCAAGACCTG GTTTGATACGCGATTTTGTCGGTGGCACAGTCGGCAGTATATTGGAGCCATTCCAGATTTTGAAGCCCAAAGACAGCTATGCTGATGCTAATAGTCATGCTAGTGCTCATAATTTGGGAGGAACATTTAGTCTTGGACCTGTTTCACTCGGCGGTGGATTGTCTTCGGCATCAGCCTCATCATCGGCATCAGCAAACGGTGGTGGTTTAGCTTCGGCTTCATCAAAAGCCGATGCTCAAGCCGGCGGATACGGATATGGTGGTTCCAATGCAAATGCCCAAGCCTCTGCCAGTGCTAATGCACAAG GTAACGGAGGTTATTCAAGAATCCCCGGGAGATACCCCAACGGTAATGGCATGAATAACGGTCATTACCGTCCAGACATTAGCCAAGTCCCAGTTCAATATAATCGACCAAGTTATGGAAATTACGGTGGCTCTCAGTCCAGTGCTAACGCTAACGCTAATGCAAATGCCAATGGCAACGGTAGAGCACCTCCGGTTTATCCCTCTGGCTCTCGTTACCCAGTACCTTCTGGCAATGCCAATGCTAATGCCAATGCTCAAGCAAATGCAGCTGCAAACGCCTATGCCAATGCCAATGCTCAAGCAAACGCGGCTGCGAACGCCGTAGGTAACGGTGGCATACACACGATTCCAAACAAATATTATCCTCCTAACAGAGGAGTTGGTCAATTAGAGATCATTCCTGTAAACGTGCAGCCAGTCCCTCGACCGACTGCAGTTCATCCAATGCCTCAACAGCCTCCCGTCTATTCCCGACCAATTCCCCAAGGTGGACAAGTAATACCTATTGTTGTTGTTGAAAGTTCGCCTGCAACACAATATCCACCGCGATATCACCGTCCAAATCCATATCACCACCATCGTCAACTATATGGTGGCAAACGAAAAGAACAGCCCGTTGAGATCATCGTCATCGAGGAATCAAGTCCTAATCAAG gtgGTGGTTACGGAAATGGAGGTATTCATGGAATTTACCCAGGGCAACAAGGAGTTCACGGTGGCAATCCCTTTTTAGGCGGTGCAGGATCAAATGCTAACGCCAACGCTATTGCTAACGCCAATGCTCAAGCAAATGCTGGCGGAAACAATGGAGGTCTAGGAAGTTATGGAGGATATCAACAAGGTGGCAATTATCCGATAGATTCATCTACGGGGCCGATTGGAAACAATCCTTTCTTGAGTGGTGGACATGGTGATGGCAATGCCAACGCTGCAGCTAATGCTAACGCTGGAGCTAGTGCTATTGGAAATGGAGGAGGTCCGATAGATGTAAATAATCCGTTTCTTCATGGCGGTGCTGCCAATAGTGGAGCAGGAGGAATAAATTATCAACCAGGAAATGCAGGTGGTATCATCTTGAGTGAAAAACCTCTGGGTCTTCCTACTATTTATCCGGGACAACATCCTCCTGCATATTTGGACTCGATTGGATCGCCAGGAGCCAATAGCAACGCCGGTGCCAATGCACCGTGTAGTGAGTGTG GATCTTCAGGAGCAACTATTCTTGGTTACGAGGGTCAAGGATTAGGTGGAATCAAAGAATCAGGATCTTCAGGAGCAACTATTCTTGGTTACGAAGGTCAAGGATTAGGTGGAATCAAAGAATCAGGATCTTCAGGAGCAACTATTCTTGGTAGTTACGATGGTCAAGGACCTTCAGGAGCAACTGTTCTTGGTGATTACAATGGTCAAGGGTTAGGTGGAATCAAAGAATCTTCAGGAGTAACTGTTCTTGGTGATTATGAAGGTCAAGGATTAGGTGGAATCTCTGGTCCACATGGTGGACACGGACAAGCCGGTGCTAATGCTGGCGCCAATGCTAATGCTAATGCTGGAGCTACTGTTGGAAGTAGCGGAGGTGTTCTCGGAGGCGTTGGAGATCACGGTGGATATCATGGATACAATGGACATGATGGCTCTTCTGGATTAAATCTTGGCGGATATGGTGGAG ACCTAAGCCCCGAGGCCGAGGCATCAGCATCGTTCATGGCGGAGGCTGTGAAATCGGGACTGATCGTAATTAAATGA